Proteins encoded in a region of the Onthophagus taurus isolate NC chromosome 10, IU_Otau_3.0, whole genome shotgun sequence genome:
- the LOC111428432 gene encoding DDB1- and CUL4-associated factor 12 homolog, translated as MSHTRMIPIYGTSPSCSIKHRLEKRRTLAREQRLEHSRKPDKPEDFVTYEDSESDEESVIQQKEVLNTSYNFVDYVSSREILSKSYRTINPDYGSRHILTHELFKETPVNLGNMNKVFCSQWLSDRQVVFGTKCNKLMVYDVFTHCLDQIPSLISRGDNLAIEQQQTGIHSVQINPSRTLLATGARNTCNIAVYRLPTLDPVCVGESAHNDWVFDMCWLDDEFLVSGSRDTKMALWRVTNDMIDCKEEIPTYKHVSALSVKECRTSQKVRALSFNKTYQEIAALSLNGYIHIWCAESFKQKLSRKLPSSQENVCLAVQDTGLYAIGCRSCTILLDCRTLQPVKKVTSRYSGCGIRSASFQGNILTMGTAVGMLMFYDLKAGRYLESSINSSRTVVLKVSKGFVFPEEEQDNVHNVKYNPAIYTHCYDKSGTRLFTAGGPLSASSTGNYAGLWQ; from the exons ATGTCCCATACCCGTATGATTCCAATTTACGGTACATCGCCGTCTTGTTCCATAAAGCACCGACTTGAAAAACGCCGAACGTTAGCTCGGGAACAACGTCTTGAACACAGCAGAAAACCAGATAAACCAGAAGACTTTGTTACTTATGAAGACAGTGAAAGTGATGAGGAATCGGTTATCCAACAAAAAGAAGTACTCAACACCTCATACAACTTTGTTGATTACGTTTCTAGTCGGGAAATACTTAGTAAAAGTTATAGGACCATTAATCCCGATTACGGATCGAGACATATTTTAACTCACGAATTATTTAAAGAGACCCCTGTTAATTTGGGAAATATGAATAAAGTGTTTTGTTCACAATGGTTAAGTGATAGACAAGTTGTGTTTGGTACAAAGTGCAATAAG ttaATGGTGTACGACGTTTTTACACACTGCTTAGATCAAATTCCATCATTAATAAGTCGTGGAGATAATTTGGCTATTGAACAACAACAAACAGGGATTCATTCTGTTCAAATAAATCCTTCAAGAACATTGTTAGCAACAGGAGCTCGTAATACATGTAATATAGCTGTTTATAGGTTACCAACTTTAGATCCTGTGTGTGTAGGGGAAAGTGCACATAATGATTGG gtgTTTGATATGTGTTGGTTAGATGATGAATTTTTGGTTTCCGGTTCGAGAGACACAAAAATGGCTCTCTGGAGAGTTACGAACGATATGATTGATTGTAAAGAAGAAATCCCGACTTATAAACATGTATCGGCTTTAAGTGTTAAGGAATGTAGGACTTCACAAAAAGTGAGAGCGTTAtcgtttaataaaacttaccAAGAAATCGCCGCGTTGAGTTTGAACGGATACATCCATATTTGGTGCGCGGAaagtttcaaacaaaaattatctaGAAAATTACCATCTTCCCAAGAAAACGTTTGCCTCGCCGTCCAAGATACAGGATTATATGCAATTGGGTGTCGTTCTTGTACGATACTTTTAGATTGTCGGACTTTACAg ccgGTGAAAAAAGTTACGTCTCGGTATTCAGGATGTGGAATTCGTTCAGCGAGTTTTCAAGGGAACATCCTAACTATGGGGACAGCTGTGGGGATGTTAATGTTTTATGATCTCAAAGCGGGGCGATACTTAGAATCCAGTATTAATTCATCAAGAACAGTCGTACTTAAAGTTAGTAAAGGATTTGTG TTTCCTGAAGAGGAACAGGACAACGTTCACAACGTCAAATACAATCCAGCTATTTATACGCATTGTTACGATAAGAGTGGAACCAGGTTATTTACGGCTGGAGGACCACTATCAGCTTCCTCAACTGGGAATTACGCTGGGTTGTGGCAGTGA
- the LOC111428570 gene encoding venom carboxylesterase-6-like isoform X2, protein MIKKHKKFFLFLLTIIILVTSSKCFKNVLHRNLKKKLQKNILNQEVMVKCKNESFYGIEMETFTGIKYYSFLGIPFASPPIEELRFKPPEPFNFTQRRWNARFERSPCLQFHLESKKWNTKRLIFNNLALGKEDCLYLNVYTPRLPKNYFNEKLLPVMVWIHGGGFLIGGGEQSRYNPDHFINENVIMISLNYRLGAFGFLTTGNKKAPGNNGLRDQVMALKWIKERVKSFGGDPKKVTIFGQSAGAASISYLIQAEHAKGLFCRAIMQSGTSLCPWALSRDVCPKEKYKRFKKLSSKKILETSMKETIQTLALRNPLNGFSYAPVAENNHSDSLFYGKSHEKLKNCDIINQVPILLGINAREEDTIATKMHFLEKISFFLFTIKLRFNRIIKDVVPIDMNLDENKCNKDQISYLIKNHYNITKKGFTPNLMRVITFL, encoded by the exons atgataaaaaaacataaaaaattctttttatttcttttgacaataataattttggttACATCTtcgaaatgttttaaaaatgttcttcatcggaatttgaagaaaaagttgcagaaaaatattctaaaccag GAAGTTAtggttaaatgtaaaaatgaatCATTCTATGGCATTGAAATGGAAACATTTACTGGAATTAAATATTACTCATTTTTGGGAATTCCTTTTGCTAGTCCACCAATTGAAGAATTACGATTTaag CCACCTGaaccatttaattttacacAACGAAGATGGAACGCGCGCTTTGAAAGAAGTCCCTGCCTCCAATTTCATCTCGAATCGAAAAAATGGAATAcaaaacgtttaatttttaataatttagcaTTAGGAAAAGAAgattgtttatatttaaacgttTACACACCACGATTACCAAAGAATTATTTCAACGAAAAATTATTACCGGTTATGGTTTGGATTCATGGTGGTGGATTTTTAATCGGTGGAGGAGAACAAAGTCGTTATAACCCCGATCATTTCATAAACGAAAATGTAATCATGATTTCCTTAAATTATCGCTTGGGAGCTTTTGGTTTTTTAACAACGGGTAATAAAAAGGCGCCTGGAAATAATGGGTTAAGAGATCAAGTCATGGCTTTAAAATGGATTAAGGAAAGGGTTAAATCTTTTGGTGGGGATCCCAAAAAAGTTACGATTTTTGGACAAAGTGCTGGAGCCGCATcgatttcttatttaattcaaGCAGAACATGCTAAAG GTTTATTTTGTAGGGCAATTATGCAAAGTGGAACATCTTTATGTCCTTGGGCGCTCTCCAGAGATGTTTGccccaaagaaaaatataaaagatttaaaaaactctcgtcaaaaaaaattttagaaaccTCAATGAAAGAAACGATTCAAACTTTGGCATTAAGAAATCCATTAAATGGATTTAGTTACGCCCCTGTTGCTGAAAATAATCATTCCGATTCATTATTTTATGGAAAAAGtcacgaaaaattaaaaaactgcGATATAATCAATCAAGTTCCAATTTTATTGGGTATAAACGCACGCGAAGAAGATACAATAGCAacaaaaatgcattttttagaaaaaatttcgttttttcttttcacgatcaaattaagatttaatcgAATTATTAAAGATGTTGTTCCCATCGATATGAATTTGGATGAGAATAAATGTAATAAGGATCAAATTAGttacttaattaaaaaccATTACAACATAACTAAAAAAGGATTTACCCCTAATTTAATGCgg gtgataacatttttgtaa
- the LOC111428572 gene encoding U3 small nucleolar RNA-associated protein 15 homolog, with the protein MSSFKKLDIKVYPKTGPEITPDYVYWKKLRDPVLVKEFGPIDYIDFSPIEPYHFAVTCSVRVQVYNPITKLVVKNLSRFRENAHGATFRSDGKLICAGGDEGAIKLFDVSTKSMLRLFKGHEGPVYRTFCAHNRPQITSFSDDKTVRIWDIPTEKNLITFAEHTDYIRAGALNPNLPDLVLSGSYDGTVKLYDTRMEKLILSVNHGHPVESVLFLPAGGVFLSAGGTCIKIWDTISKGKLIGTISQHHKTITSMQLASNNNRLLSAGLDRHVKIYDISTYKVVHTMDYPNAILSLGVSKTDDTVVAGLVDGLVCVSRMEDKDKIDKKEKKKVSQKYKSFTHNEKVDVIIEDENVEKISRYDYYLKKFQYSKALDEVLRPYFVNKTPEITVEVIMELLRRKALERVFKDRDNKFLIQILKFFNKNITDYRFTRVLIIAFNVFLDVYQDRINTMPMEVLTYFNFLNQKLKEEVDLGEKLGELAGCMSMLLVAGDTTSSNENGYELKNLVASADAQKDLIVQIS; encoded by the coding sequence atGTCGAGTTTTAAAAAGTTAGATATTAAAGTTTACCCTAAAACGGGACCAGAAATCACTCCAGATTACGTTTATTGGAAAAAACTGAGGGATCCAGTTTTGGTAAAAGAATTTGGCCCCATTGATTACATAGACTTTTCGCCAATAGAACCATATCATTTCGCAGTAACGTGTTCAGTAAGAGTGCAAGTATACAATCCAATAACGAAATTGGTGGTAAAAAACCTTTCACGTTTTCGTGAAAATGCCCATGGGGCTACTTTCCGTTCGGATGGTAAATTAATATGCGCAGGTGGTGACGAGGGTGCTATTAAACTCTTTGATGTGTCCACAAAGAGTATGCTTCGATTATTTAAAGGACACGAAGGACCTGTTTATCGTACATTTTGTGCTCATAACAGACCCCAAATAACATCATTTTCTGATGATAAAACAGTACGTATTTGGGATATACCTAccgaaaagaatttaataactttCGCTGAACATACTGATTATATTAGAGCAGGAGCTTTAAATCCAAATTTACCAGATTTAGTTCTTTCTGGAAGTTATGATGGTACGGTTAAATTATATGATACaagaatggaaaaattaattttatctgtTAACCATGGGCATCCAGTTGaatctgttttatttttacctgCTGGTGGAGTATTTTTATCGGCCGGTGGTActtgtataaaaatttgggATACGATTTCAAAAGGGAAATTAATTGGGACAATTTCGCAACATCACAAAACTATAACAAGCATGCAATTAGCTTCAAATAATAATCGATTACTTTCGGCTGGGTTAGATAGACATGTTAAAATTTACGACATTTCCACATACAAAGTTGTGCATACTATGGATTATCCGAATGCTATTTTAAGTTTGGGCGTTTCTAAAACTGATGATACAGTAGTTGCTGGTTTAGTTGATGGCTTAGTTTGCGTTAGCCGAATGGAggataaagataaaatcgacaagaaagaaaagaaaaaagtttctCAAAAGTATAAATCCTTTACTCATAATGAAAAAGTGGATGTTATAATTGAAGATGAAAACGTAGAGAAGATATCGCGTtacgattattatttaaaaaaatttcaatattcaAAAGCTTTGGATGAAGTTTTAAGACCCTACTTTGTGAATAAAACCCCAGAAATAACTGTTGAGGTTATAATGGAACTTTTAAGAAGAAAAGCTTTAGAGAGAGTATTTAAAGATAGagataataagtttttaatacaaattttaaaattttttaataaaaatataacagattaTCGATTTACTAGGGTTTTAATAATCGCTTTCAACGTTTTTTTGGATGTTTATCAAGATCGTATCAACACAATGCCAATGGAGGTTTTAACatatttcaactttttgaatcaaaaactTAAAGAAGAAGTTGATTTAGGGGAAAAATTAGGTGAATTAGCTGGGTGTATGTCAATGCTTCTTGTTGCCGGTGATACAACATCATCTAATGAAAACGGTTATGAACTTAAAAACCTTGTTGCAAGTGCTGATGCTCAAAAAGATTTAATCGttcaaatatcttaa
- the LOC139431459 gene encoding galectin-7-like, whose product MSQTYIWPYYDILHPGSLIRIRGIVNKNSDRFHISLQDNFEYYCSNLIMRTSFRFARGGTYLVNNSKKDNVWMLEEMLEHVKLQPGDVFEVLILCEATKFRIALNKEHLCDYDHKQPISSVRCFGIHGDVTLTLISFEESGDEEKPIIGTSFPVHHKK is encoded by the exons Atg tctCAAACTTACATTTGGCCCTATTATGATATTTTACATCCCGGTTCTTTGATAAGAATCAGAGGAATTGTGAATAAAAACTCTGATAG atTTCATATAAGCCTCCAagacaattttgaatattactgCAGTAACTTAATAATGAGAACATCGTTTAGATTTGCTCGTGGGGGCACTTATTTggtaaataattcaaaaaaagataACGTTTGGATGTTAGAGGAGATGTTAGAGCACGTTAAACTACAACCCGGGGATGTTTtcgaagttttaattttatgtgaaGCCACAAAATTTAGA ATTGCTTTAAACAAAGAGCATTTATGCGATTACGATCATAAACAACCAATTTCATCGGTTAGATGTTTTGGAATTCATGGTGATGTAACCCTTACTTTAATTTCGTTCGAGGAATCTGGGGATGAGGAAAAACCAATAATTGGAACATCTTTTCCTGTacatcacaaaaaataa
- the LOC111428570 gene encoding acetylcholinesterase-like isoform X1, with amino-acid sequence MIKKHKKFFLFLLTIIILVTSSKCFKNVLHRNLKKKLQKNILNQEVMVKCKNESFYGIEMETFTGIKYYSFLGIPFASPPIEELRFKPPEPFNFTQRRWNARFERSPCLQFHLESKKWNTKRLIFNNLALGKEDCLYLNVYTPRLPKNYFNEKLLPVMVWIHGGGFLIGGGEQSRYNPDHFINENVIMISLNYRLGAFGFLTTGNKKAPGNNGLRDQVMALKWIKERVKSFGGDPKKVTIFGQSAGAASISYLIQAEHAKGLFCRAIMQSGTSLCPWALSRDVCPKEKYKRFKKLSSKKILETSMKETIQTLALRNPLNGFSYAPVAENNHSDSLFYGKSHEKLKNCDIINQVPILLGINAREEDTIATKMHFLEKISFFLFTIKLRFNRIIKDVVPIDMNLDENKCNKDQISYLIKNHYNITKKGFTPNLMRFIGDNIFVKPIMEFAKLYSHCNKGKNTFLYEFVYDSHGVGHGDELPYFFKPNKNDSVYFISKRLIKMWTNFAKTGNPTPFKDPLLQNIRWPSTSEYNNFAYLEIGNDLSIQNNSRTYDLTFWNDLYEKCGTPPFDTY; translated from the exons atgataaaaaaacataaaaaattctttttatttcttttgacaataataattttggttACATCTtcgaaatgttttaaaaatgttcttcatcggaatttgaagaaaaagttgcagaaaaatattctaaaccag GAAGTTAtggttaaatgtaaaaatgaatCATTCTATGGCATTGAAATGGAAACATTTACTGGAATTAAATATTACTCATTTTTGGGAATTCCTTTTGCTAGTCCACCAATTGAAGAATTACGATTTaag CCACCTGaaccatttaattttacacAACGAAGATGGAACGCGCGCTTTGAAAGAAGTCCCTGCCTCCAATTTCATCTCGAATCGAAAAAATGGAATAcaaaacgtttaatttttaataatttagcaTTAGGAAAAGAAgattgtttatatttaaacgttTACACACCACGATTACCAAAGAATTATTTCAACGAAAAATTATTACCGGTTATGGTTTGGATTCATGGTGGTGGATTTTTAATCGGTGGAGGAGAACAAAGTCGTTATAACCCCGATCATTTCATAAACGAAAATGTAATCATGATTTCCTTAAATTATCGCTTGGGAGCTTTTGGTTTTTTAACAACGGGTAATAAAAAGGCGCCTGGAAATAATGGGTTAAGAGATCAAGTCATGGCTTTAAAATGGATTAAGGAAAGGGTTAAATCTTTTGGTGGGGATCCCAAAAAAGTTACGATTTTTGGACAAAGTGCTGGAGCCGCATcgatttcttatttaattcaaGCAGAACATGCTAAAG GTTTATTTTGTAGGGCAATTATGCAAAGTGGAACATCTTTATGTCCTTGGGCGCTCTCCAGAGATGTTTGccccaaagaaaaatataaaagatttaaaaaactctcgtcaaaaaaaattttagaaaccTCAATGAAAGAAACGATTCAAACTTTGGCATTAAGAAATCCATTAAATGGATTTAGTTACGCCCCTGTTGCTGAAAATAATCATTCCGATTCATTATTTTATGGAAAAAGtcacgaaaaattaaaaaactgcGATATAATCAATCAAGTTCCAATTTTATTGGGTATAAACGCACGCGAAGAAGATACAATAGCAacaaaaatgcattttttagaaaaaatttcgttttttcttttcacgatcaaattaagatttaatcgAATTATTAAAGATGTTGTTCCCATCGATATGAATTTGGATGAGAATAAATGTAATAAGGATCAAATTAGttacttaattaaaaaccATTACAACATAACTAAAAAAGGATTTACCCCTAATTTAATGCgg tttataggtgataacatttttgtaaaaccAATCATGGAATTCGCCAAATTATATTCGCATTGCAACAAAGGTAAAAACACGTTTTTGTATGAATTCGTTTATGATTCTCACGGTGTTGGACACGGAGATGAGttaccttatttttttaaaccaaacaAAAACGACtcagtttattttatttcgaagagattaattaaaatgtggaCGAATTTCGCTAAAACAGGGAACCCGACACCTTTTAAAGACCCacttttacaaaatattcGTTGGCCTTCCACATCTGAATACAACAATTTTGCATATTTGGAAATTGGAAATGATTTAAGTATTCAAAATAATTCACGTACTTATGATCTCACTTTTTGGAATGATTTGTATGAAAAATGTGGCACCCCACCTTTCGATACTTATTAA
- the LOC111428094 gene encoding tachykinin-like peptides receptor 86C, with protein sequence MENIENYSIFEGIDYGPIYPVIQSTVTTISSGSREPLEDNLSMSPLVQAGWTLVFAAMIFTAVVGNSIVIWVVIAHRRMRTITNYFLVNLSVADLLLSTLNCTFNFIYMLQGHWQFGRVYCTVNNFIANVTVAASVFTLMGITCDRYLAIVHPLQPKMSKTVSIVVIIIVWSTSMVLAYPCLLYSDTIVYRFKDKERTACLLIWPDGTPTESNLDYGYQITFLAVTYVVPMILMLWCYTAMGLVLWGSKSIGEKTQRQIESINLKRKVVKMFIFIVTVFCVCWLPYHSYFIYTHIDREVVYSKYVQHVYLGFYWFAMANAMVNPLIYYWMNARFRQYYTIVLCSWRRAVKRSVKGDSIPIVTFQTTNSLRSGKLGFKYNPRNASCRRQKPETCRNTTSQHSIKGKTSGLNNT encoded by the exons ATAGAAAACTATTCAATTTTTGAAGGGATCGATTATGGTCCTATTTACCCAGTGATTCAATCAACAGTAACGACAATATCTTCTGGTTCAAGAGAACCATTAGAAGATAACCTGTCGATGTCTCCACTAGTTCAAGCCGGATGGACGTTGGTTTTCGCTGCGATGATTTTTACAGCGGTCGTAGGGAATTCAATTGTGATTTGGGTGGTAATTG cACATAGAAGAATGCGTactataacaaattattttctgGTTAATCTTAGCGTGGCCGATTTATTACTTTCAACGCTTAACtgcacttttaattttatctacaTGTTACAAGG GCACTGGCAATTTGGAAGAGTGTATTGTACTGTTAACAATTTCATAGCTAACGTAACTGTAGCGGCGAGCGTTTTCACATTGATGGGCATTACATGCGACAG ATATTTGGCCATTGTACATCCTTTACAGccgaaaatgtcaaaaactgTTTCGATAGTTGTCATAATAATCGTTTGGTCGACGAGTATGGTTTTGGCTTATCCCTGTTTACTTTATTCAGATACAATCGTATACAG gtttaaagataaagaaaGAACTGCTTGTCTTTTAATATGGCCAGATGGTACACCGACTGAATCTAATTTAGACTATGG GTaccaaataacatttttggctGTAACTTACGTAGTTCcaatgattttaatgttatggTGTTATACAGCGATGGGTTTAGTTCTTTGGGGTTCAAAATCAATAGGTGAAAAAACTCAAAGACAAATCGAATCAAtcaatttaaaacgaaaa gttgtgaaaatgtttatattcatAGTAACCGTTTTCTGCGTCTGTTGGCTTCCTTATCATAGTTATTTCATTTACACTCACATCGATCGTGAAGTGGTGTACAGTAAATACGTACAACACGTTTATTTAGGGTTTTATTGGTTTGCTATGGCCAACGCTATGGTGAATCCCCTGATTTATTACTGGATGAACGCGAG atttagacAATATTATACAATAGTTCTTTGTTCGTGGCGAAGAGCTGTAAAAAGATCGGTAAAAGGTGACTCAATACCAATTGTTACGTTTCAAACTACAAACTCGTTACGTTCTGGAAAAttag GGTTCAAATATAACCCAAGGAACGCATCGTGCAGGCGACAGAAACCTGAAACCTGCAGGAATACGACATCGCAACATTCAATAAAGGGAAAAACGAGCGGTTTGAATAACAcgtaa